The Caloenas nicobarica isolate bCalNic1 chromosome Z, bCalNic1.hap1, whole genome shotgun sequence genome has a segment encoding these proteins:
- the ZNF366 gene encoding zinc finger protein 366 translates to MMKNEETSFNVDSTRASPFSHCLRPLSPVTKPHRTTQFGEEFRSHLSHFRYGPPPFGDMETFQGSLEGGSRKRKSMPTKMPPSIALEGSSPPPDRPEDQSDIGSSSLPLVFQQPAQPKYSSQMIDLCNFGFQFYRSLEHFGAKPIKQEPVKPNTAWPSSPAFMQAPISYYPKVHPGLMFPFIVPPNFHFRNPIQMKRPPEAPFRRAEVRESGENKQKVERVDVNLQIDDSYYVDVGGEQKRWQCPMCEKSYTSKYNLVTHILGHSGIKPHACTRCGKLFKQLSHLHTHMLTHQGTRPHKCQVCHKAFTQTSHLKRHMMQHSDIKPYNCRICGRGFAYPSELKAHESKHESGRENICVECGLDFPTLAQLKRHLTTHRGPIQYNCTECDKTFQYPSQLQNHMMKHKDIRPYICTECGMEFVQPHHLKQHSLTHKGVKEHKCGICGREFTLLANMKRHVLIHTNIRAYQCHLCFKSFVQKQTLKAHMIVHSDVKPFKCKLCGKEFNRMHNLMGHMHLHSDSKPFKCLYCPSKFTLKGNLTRHMKVKHGVMERGFHSQGFGRGRIAVSQTNVLRNLEQEEPFDLSQKSQGKGISFHSDGESAKGSSCPEEEEDNCYEAERYSPGMYHHDNKLYVAQDLSGKPECMMKDLRESYCNEKEEVLSEGGLEKRIGNSDRQESQRERELANNKEHLSFRSFEKARLGHSLSDYLYFKHRNKSLKELLERKMEKQAMLIGI, encoded by the exons atgatgaAGAATGAAGAAACAAGTTTTAATGTGGACAGCACCCGagcttctcccttctcccactGCCTGCGGCCGCTGAGCCCTGttacaaaaccacacagaacaACTCAATTTGGTGAAGAATTCAGATCGCACCTCTCACATTTCCGCTATGGCCCTCCTCCCTTTGGAGACATGGAAACTTTCCAGGGGTCCTTGGAAGGAGGGTCTCGGAAACGTAAGAGCATGCCAACAAAAATGCCTCCTTCTATCGCTCTTGAGGGTTCCTCACCACCACCAGACAGACCTGAAGATCAGAGTGACATAGGCTCTTCCAGTCTCCCCTTGGTGTTCcaacagccagcacagcccaagtACAGTTCGCAGATGATTGACCTCTGCAACTTTGGTTTCCAGTTCTACAGAAGTCTGGAGCACTTTGGAGCCAAGCCCATTAAGCAAGAACCAGTGAAGCCTAACACGGCATGGCCCAGTAGCCCAGCATTCATGCAGGCTCCTATCTCTTATTACCCTAAAGTCCACCCTGGGttaatgtttccttttattgtGCCACCCAACTTTCATTTCAGGAACCCCATTCAAATGAAAAGACCTCCAGAGGCCCCCTTCAGGAGGGCTGAAGTAAGAGAAAGTggtgaaaataaacagaaagtgGAGAGAGTAGATGTCAACCTTCAGATAGATGACAGCTACTATGTTGATGTGGGTGGTGAACAAAAACGCTGGCAGTGTCCCATGTGTGAGAAGTCCTATACATCCAAGTACAATTTGGTCACCCATATCTTGGGGCACAGCGGCATTAAGCCACATGCTTGCACCCGATGTGGCAAGCTTTTCAAGCAGCTGAGCCACTTGCACACACATATGTTGACACACCAGGGCACCCGGCCACATAAGTGCCAGGTGTGCCACAAGGCTTTCACTCAAACCAGTCACCTTAAGAGGCACATGATGCAACACAGTGACATCAAGCCTTACAACTGCAGGATCTGCGGCAGAGGTTTTGCCTACCCCAGTGAGCTGAAGGCACATGAGTCTAAGCATGAGAGTGGCCGAGAGAACATCTGTGTGGAGTGTGGTCTGGACTTCCCAACCCTGGCCCAGCTGAAGAGGCACTTAACAACCCACCGTGGCCCTATACAGTACAATTGCACTGAATGCGATAAGACCTTCCAGTACCCGAGCCAGCTGCAAAACCACATGATGAAGCACAAAGACATCCGCCCGTACATCTGCACCGAATGTGGCATGGAGTTTGTGCAGCCCCACCATCTCAAACAACACTCCCTAACTCACAAG GGTGTGAAAGAGCACAAATGTGGAATTTGTGGCCGGGAATTTACTCTGCTGGCCAACATGAAGCGTCATGTCCTGATCCACACCAATATCAGAGCCTATCAGTGCCATTTGTGCTTCAAGAGTTTTGTACAAAAGCAGACTCTCAAGGCCCACATGATTGTTCACTCTGATGTCAAACCCTTTAAATGCAAG CTGTGTGGAAAGGAATTTAACAGAATGCACAATTTAATGGGACACATGCACTTGCACTCGGACAGTAAGCCTTTCAAGTGCCTCTACTGTCCCAGCAAATTCACCTTGAAGGGGAACCTAACCAGGCACATGAAAGTCAAACATGGGGTCATGGAAAGAGGATTTCATTCTCAAG GTTTTGGAAGAGGAAGAATTGCTGTGTCCCAGACAAACGTCTTGAGAAACTTGGAACAGGAAGAGCCCTTTGATCTTTCCCAGAAAAGCCAAGGGAAAGGAATCTCGTTTCATTCGGATGGCGAGAGTGCCAAGGGAAGCTCATGcccagaggaagaggaagacaACTGCTATGAGGCAGAGCGCTACAGCCCTGGCATGTACCACCATGACAACAAGCTGTACGTGGCTCAAGATCTGTCTGGCAAACCTGAGTGCATGATGAAGGACTTGAGAGAGTCCTACTGCAATGAGAAGGAAGAAGTGCTAAGTGAGGGAGGACTGGAGAAGAGAATAGGAAATTCAGACAGACAGGAGagccaaagagagagagagctTGCAAACAACAAAGAACACCTCAGCTTTAGATCCTTTGAAAAGGCCAGACTTGGCCACTCTCTCTCAGATTACTTGTATTTCAAGCACAGGAACAAGAGTTTGAAAGAAttgttggaaagaaaaatggaaaaacaagcaatGCTTATAGGCATTTAA